In the Manis javanica isolate MJ-LG chromosome 14, MJ_LKY, whole genome shotgun sequence genome, one interval contains:
- the LOC108387426 gene encoding low affinity immunoglobulin gamma Fc region receptor III-A-like isoform X3: MGQLLPPMSLLLLVAAGMRAADLQKAKLLLDPIWDRVLRRDSVTLKCQGAHPTGNSSTTQWWHNDSLIPNEAPSYFIAAAEAPDSGEYRCQTGLSALSDPVRLDVHTSWLLLQAPQWVFQEGDPIRLRCHSWMNRTMHKVQYFQNGIGRMFFHNNSEFHIPKAALKHSGSYFCRGIIGTKNESSEAVNIAVQGVRNSPQMTSLLIPNFSLNNFYFLIPLLLLLVQQLHLSQHSFYLGTKSCSAW; encoded by the exons ATGGGGCAGCTGCTGCCACCGATGAGTCTGCTACTTCTAG TTGCTGCTGGCATGCGAGCTG CAGACCTCCagaaggccaagttgctcctagaCCCTATATGGGACAGGGTGCTCAGAAGGGACAGCGTGACTCTGAAGTGCCAGGGGGCCCACCCTACTGGGAACAGTTCCACCACACAGTGGTGGCACAATGACAGCCTCATCCCTAACGAGGCCCCTAGCTACTTCATCGCAGCAGCCGAAGCTCCAGACAGTGGGGAATACAGGTGCCAAActggcctctctgccctcagtgACCCGGTGCGGCTGGACGTCCACACAA GCTGGCTGTTGCTCCAGGCACCTCAGTGGGTGTTCCAGGAGGGAGACCCCATCCGGCTGCGCTGCCACAGCTGGATGAACAGGACCATGCATAAGGTTCAGTACTTCCAGAATGGCATAGGCAGGATGTTTTTCCACAATAATTCTGAGTTCCACATTCCAAAAGCAGCACTCAAGCACAGTGGCTCCTACTTCTGCAGGGGAATTATCGGGACAAAGAATGAGTCTTCAGAGGCTGTGAACATCGCTGTTCAAG GTGTCAGAAACTCCCCGCAGATGACATCGTTGCTTATTCCAAATTTCAGCCTTAacaacttttattttctcatccCTCTGCTTCTCCTATTGGTCCAGCAACTTCATCTATCTCAGCATTCTTTCTACCTTGGCACCAAGTCATGTTCTGCCTGGTGA
- the LOC108387426 gene encoding low affinity immunoglobulin gamma Fc region receptor III-A-like isoform X1, whose translation MGQLLPPMSLLLLVAAGMRAADLQKAKLLLDPIWDRVLRRDSVTLKCQGAHPTGNSSTTQWWHNDSLIPNEAPSYFIAAAEAPDSGEYRCQTGLSALSDPVRLDVHTSWLLLQAPQWVFQEGDPIRLRCHSWMNRTMHKVQYFQNGIGRMFFHNNSEFHIPKAALKHSGSYFCRGIIGTKNESSEAVNIAVQATSSISAFFLPWHQVMFCLVMGLLFAVDTGLYFSVQRDLRRLVKDRRSGKVTWSQDS comes from the exons ATGGGGCAGCTGCTGCCACCGATGAGTCTGCTACTTCTAG TTGCTGCTGGCATGCGAGCTG CAGACCTCCagaaggccaagttgctcctagaCCCTATATGGGACAGGGTGCTCAGAAGGGACAGCGTGACTCTGAAGTGCCAGGGGGCCCACCCTACTGGGAACAGTTCCACCACACAGTGGTGGCACAATGACAGCCTCATCCCTAACGAGGCCCCTAGCTACTTCATCGCAGCAGCCGAAGCTCCAGACAGTGGGGAATACAGGTGCCAAActggcctctctgccctcagtgACCCGGTGCGGCTGGACGTCCACACAA GCTGGCTGTTGCTCCAGGCACCTCAGTGGGTGTTCCAGGAGGGAGACCCCATCCGGCTGCGCTGCCACAGCTGGATGAACAGGACCATGCATAAGGTTCAGTACTTCCAGAATGGCATAGGCAGGATGTTTTTCCACAATAATTCTGAGTTCCACATTCCAAAAGCAGCACTCAAGCACAGTGGCTCCTACTTCTGCAGGGGAATTATCGGGACAAAGAATGAGTCTTCAGAGGCTGTGAACATCGCTGTTCAAG CAACTTCATCTATCTCAGCATTCTTTCTACCTTGGCACCAAGTCATGTTCTGCCTGGTGATGGGACTCCTGTTTGCAGTAGACACAGGGCTGTATTTCTCTGTGCAGAGAGACCTGCGGCGCTTAGTGAAGGACCGGAGGAGCGGCAAGGTCACATGGAGCCAAGACTCTTAG
- the LOC108387426 gene encoding low affinity immunoglobulin gamma Fc region receptor III-A-like isoform X2, whose translation MGQLLPPMSLLLLVAAGMRADLQKAKLLLDPIWDRVLRRDSVTLKCQGAHPTGNSSTTQWWHNDSLIPNEAPSYFIAAAEAPDSGEYRCQTGLSALSDPVRLDVHTSWLLLQAPQWVFQEGDPIRLRCHSWMNRTMHKVQYFQNGIGRMFFHNNSEFHIPKAALKHSGSYFCRGIIGTKNESSEAVNIAVQATSSISAFFLPWHQVMFCLVMGLLFAVDTGLYFSVQRDLRRLVKDRRSGKVTWSQDS comes from the exons ATGGGGCAGCTGCTGCCACCGATGAGTCTGCTACTTCTAG TTGCTGCTGGCATGCGAGCTG ACCTCCagaaggccaagttgctcctagaCCCTATATGGGACAGGGTGCTCAGAAGGGACAGCGTGACTCTGAAGTGCCAGGGGGCCCACCCTACTGGGAACAGTTCCACCACACAGTGGTGGCACAATGACAGCCTCATCCCTAACGAGGCCCCTAGCTACTTCATCGCAGCAGCCGAAGCTCCAGACAGTGGGGAATACAGGTGCCAAActggcctctctgccctcagtgACCCGGTGCGGCTGGACGTCCACACAA GCTGGCTGTTGCTCCAGGCACCTCAGTGGGTGTTCCAGGAGGGAGACCCCATCCGGCTGCGCTGCCACAGCTGGATGAACAGGACCATGCATAAGGTTCAGTACTTCCAGAATGGCATAGGCAGGATGTTTTTCCACAATAATTCTGAGTTCCACATTCCAAAAGCAGCACTCAAGCACAGTGGCTCCTACTTCTGCAGGGGAATTATCGGGACAAAGAATGAGTCTTCAGAGGCTGTGAACATCGCTGTTCAAG CAACTTCATCTATCTCAGCATTCTTTCTACCTTGGCACCAAGTCATGTTCTGCCTGGTGATGGGACTCCTGTTTGCAGTAGACACAGGGCTGTATTTCTCTGTGCAGAGAGACCTGCGGCGCTTAGTGAAGGACCGGAGGAGCGGCAAGGTCACATGGAGCCAAGACTCTTAG